One genomic region from Apodemus sylvaticus chromosome 1, mApoSyl1.1, whole genome shotgun sequence encodes:
- the Insl6 gene encoding insulin-like peptide INSL6 yields MKQLCCSCLLWLGLLLAPFSREQDQDTRPRKLCGRHLLVEVIKLCGQGDWSRFEMEELTPITQLVPQFSRKVKTFNPHRSPSSAWGRLTNDAAPAAAISQEKAAHSWEHQSLPDYPFEKAELPPKTRVFSYHSGKPYVRSVKLQKKSTNKRNTFSSLLWGNHSQRKRRGFSDKCCVIGCTKEELAVACLPFVDF; encoded by the exons ATGAAGCAGCTGTGCTGTTCTTGTCTGTTGTGGCTCGGACTCCTACTGGCTCCTTTCTCCCGGGAACAAGACCAGGACACCAGACCCAGGAAGCTGTGCGGCAGGCACCTGCTGGTAGAAGTTATCAAACTCTGTGGCCAAGGTGACTGGAGCCGGTTCGAGATGGAGGAGCTAACTCCTATAACACAGTTAGTTCCCCAGTTCTCACGGAAGGTCAAAACCTTCAACCCTCACCGTTCTCCTTCCTCCGCCTGGGGAAGACTCACAAACGACGCAG CCCCTGCAGCAGCCAtctctcaggagaaagcagcACACTCTTGGGAGCACCAGTCACTGCCCGACTACCCGTTTGAAAAGGCAGAGTTGCCTCCTAAGACAAGAGTGTTTTCATACCACAGTGGCAAGCCCTATGTTAGGAGTGTAAAACTTCagaagaaaagcacaaacaaaaggAATACCTTCAGCAGTTTACTTTGGGGGAATCATTCCCAAAGGAAACGCCGAGGTTTCTCAGATAAATGCTGTGTTATAGGATGCACCAAGGAAGAGCTGGCCGTTGCGTGTCTCCCGTTCGTTGATTTTTAA
- the LOC127677584 gene encoding prorelaxin 1-like: MSSRCLLQLLGFWLLMSQPCRARVSEEWMDRVIRMCGRDYAREFIEICGASVGRLALSQEEPAPLARQATEAVPSFISKDAEPFDMTLKCLPNWSEEPKAVLPEARASFPELQHSPVLSHSVSLGGFEKTFHDKLGEAEEDSPPGLEYLRSDTHARKKRESGGSLSRQCCHVGCTRRSIAKFC; this comes from the exons ATGTCCAGCAGATGCTTGCTCCAGCTCCTGGGCTTCTGGCTATTGATGAGCCAGCCTTGCAGGGCGCGAGTCTCCGAGGAGTGGATGGACCGAGTCATTCGGATGTGCGGCCGTGATTATGCCCGTGAATTTATCGAAATCTGCGGGGCCTCCGTGGGAAGATTGGCTTTGAGCCAGGAGGAGCCAGCTCCACTTGCCAGGCAAGCCACTG AAGCGGTGCCGTCCTTCATCAGCAAAGATGCAGAGCCTTTCGATATGACGCTGAAATGCCTTCCAAACTGGTCCGAGGAGCCGAAGGCAGTACTGCCTGAGGCGCGGGCATCATTCCCAGAGCTACAACACTCACCTGTGTTGAGCCATTCTGTTAGCTTGGGAGGGTTTGAAAAAACTTTCCATGACAAACTGGGTGAAGCCGAAGAGGACAGTCCTCCGGGCCTTGAATACTTGCGCTCAGACACCCACGCACGGAAAAAGCGGGAGTCTGGTGGTTCACTGAGTCGGCAGTGCTGCCATGTCGGCTGTACCAGAAGATCGATCGCTAAGTTCTGCTGA